DNA from Pontibacter deserti:
AGATTTCGCCTCCGTAAATTCAGACTGGTAGCGCTGAGCCAGTTCGCGACGTTTTATGGCTTCCAGGAAGCGGCGGGTATCGTCATGGGTTTCCAGTAAAAGGCCGGGTACCTGGGTAGGTTTGTTGTTTTCGTCTTTGGCTACCATGGTAAAGTAAGAGGTGTTAGTATGCTTCACTAAGCCAGTTTTCACGTTCTCGGCAATCACTTTTATACCTACCATCAGCGAGGTGTTGCCCACATAGTTTACCGAAGCCAGCAGCGATACCAGTTCCTGAACCTCCACGGGTTGCAGAAAATTTACGCCCTCGACCGACACTGTTACACAGTAATTACCTGCATGCTTGGCTGCACAGGCATAGGCTACCTTATCCATCAACGAAAGCAGAATACCACCATGTATCTTACCGCCAAAGTTGGCATAGCTCGGAATCATGAGCTCGGTAAGCGTAGTGCGGGAGTAGGAGACAGGCCGGTAATCTGGTTGGGTCATAGGTTATACTTTGACCCAAGTATACGGCAGCTATACTTTGTTTGGCTGAAACTATAAAAACACCACTTCCTTCACCACCTCGTGGCCAGCGGCGCGGTTTAGTAGTTCTACTACTTTGCTTTTGCTCATGTTAAGTTCGTGCTTTAGCGGGGCAGAGGTTAAGCGAACAAAAAGTTTACTGTCTCTGAAGTATAGTTCCTGCGTTTTTAGGGCTATTGGTTTACCCATAATCTCTTCCCAGCGTTGCACCAGGTTTACTTCATTCAGTTTACCCTCAAGGCGGTAAGCCTGCAAAAGCCCTTTTATACTTTCGCCTATAGTTTGTGTGCCGGCTTTTCGCTTCGCAATCTCTTCCTTCTTCTTGTAGTAGCGCACGGTTGGTTAATTATGAATTAGTAATTATGAATTATGAATGGGTGGTTAAGCGAATAAACTATAAACCGGCAACTGCTTTCAAATAGTTGAACTCCCATTTTGAATAAGGGAGAGTATAAATCTTCTCTTTATATTGAGTTTCTATCTCTACAACACCAAAGCTCATTTTAACCTTCGTGATATCATCTAAATTAATAGAGATTTTCTTCGTGGTTGCTAAGTTTATAACTACTAATTTCCTTTCAGCTTCTGCTAGGTAGACTTCTTTTAATTTATAATACCGTAATATTTTAGCCATGAAAAAATGAACAAAAGCTATTACTGCATAAGGCAAAAAGAGAAAGTATAGTTTAGAAGATATGGAAATATACAACCAGACTGAACCAACAAAGATGTGAGCAATAATGAGTAATGTAGGAAAGTATACCATCCATAACTTCAAGTTGCTTTTTGAAATCTTCATCAAATTTGACGTTTCAGCAAGATATCCCATAATTTAACAAACAACGATTATGCGATCAAAATTAACTATGATCTACAGTTCAAATTGATCTAATTAAATAATTTAAGCCAGATGATTTGCCACCATTTCTTAATGGCTGGTTTTCTATAAAGCTCAATTATTTCTGGCTTAAGATTTTCGGGTTCTCCTAACTCAAAAGATACACCCAATTGCTGCTCTATATACTTCAGTCTGGCTTCTTCACATTTAATCTCACCCTCCACCCAGTTATCCCAACCAAATAATATCTCTTCGTTATTTTTCTTAAGTATCAGAAAACCAAAATCAATACCCGCATCGATACCATCATATTTATAAGAAACCTTCCAATTCTCCTTGATAAGGAATTCAATAATTGAGTCCCATAAATTCGTTTCGATGTTTACAGCTATAACCATAGCTACAATTCTCCAATAACCTTTACAATCCCATCTTTCACATCAAATCTTCGGATACTTTCGGAGAGGCCTTCGAGTATTTTGTCGGTGCGGTCTAGGTGGGTGTCTGTTAAAAAGATCTGGCCGAAAGTATGGGCGGCTACCATTTGCATGAGCTTGGTAATACGCTTTTCGTCAAGGCGGTCGAAGATGTCATCTAAAAGGAGCAGGGGTTTGTGGTGCTGGCGTTCGGCCATTACTTCAAAGTGGGCCAGTTTCAGGGCAATAACATAGCTTTTCTGCTGTCCCTGCGAGCCAAAATGCTTCACCGGGTTGCCATCCATCAGAAACACGAAATCATCTTTATGTGGGCCTATAGTTGTGCGTTGCAGTGCCATATCCCTACGCTCGTTCTGTAACAGCTGGTGTGCAAAATCAGAACCTAACAGCTGGCTTTTATAGGTTAGGGTAACGGTTTCGGAACTGTCGGAGATGTGGCGGTAATGCTTCTGGAACACGGGCACGAACATTTCTAAGAACTTTTCGCGCTCCTGCGCCAATTGCTGACCCAGCGGTACAAGCTGCTCATTCAGGATGTGCAGGTAATCGCGGTCGTAGTAGTTGCGCTCAGCAAACTGCTTTAACAGCGAATTGCGTTGCTTCAGAATATAATTGTATTGTATAAGTTGCTCCAGGTAAGTATGGTCCAGTTGCGAGATCAGGCTATCAAAATACTTGCGGCGCTCTTCGCTACCTTCACGAATCAGGTCAGTATCGTAAGGCGAGATCAGCACCACGGGGAAACGGCCGATATGCTCGCTCATCTTCTCATACACCACCTTGTTGTGCGTTACAGTCTTTTTCTGGCCTTGCTTTAAGCTTACCTGCACGGTGTGCTTGTCACCGTCAATCTTAAAGCGGCCTTTCACCATAAAAAACTCTTCGCCCTGTTTTATACTTTGGGCATCGGAGCTATTAAAGGCACTTTTGGTAAGTGAGAGGTAATGTATGGCATCCAGCAGGTTGGTTTTGCCGCTTCCGTTATCGCCAATAAAGCAATTTATATGCTCCGAGAAAGCCAGCGTGGCATCGTCGTAGTTCTTGAAAAACAGCAGACTTAGATTTTCGAGGAGCATTCAGTTTATAATTGATTTCTTTTTCCTTAATTTCGCAGCTAAACCCGTTCCGGGCCTTGTCGCCCAACATGCAAGGTAGTTTTTATACCTGAGCATGCAACGGATAAAACCCAGATTAGATATTTACCCATGGCTACGAAAGAAAAGGCAAAAGCGAAGTCGACGAAAGCAAAGGTACAGGCTGAGCCAAAGTTTTCAAAGGAAACATATATGTGGTGGTTCGAGAACATGAAACTCATCCGCCGCTTCGAAGAAAAAACAGGCCAGTTATATGGTCAGCAAAAAATTAAAGGTTTCTGCCACCTGTACATTGGCCAGGAAGCTTGTGTGGCTGGTGCCGTAACTGCACTTACCAAAGACGATAAGTGGATAACTGCTTACCGCGACCACGCACACCCGCTTGCTTTAGGCACTGACCCGGGCGCTGTAATGGCCGAAATGTATGCTAAAGTTACCGGTTGCTCTAAGGGCAAAGGTGGCTCTATGCACATGTTCGATAAGAGCGTGAACTTTGTTGGTGGCCACGGTATAGTTGGCGGCCAGGTGCCACTAGGTGCTGGTCTGGCATTTGCCGAGAAGTATAACAAAACAGGCAACCTGTGCATTTGCTACATGGGTGATGGTGCAGTGCGTCAGGGTGCTTTCCACGAAGCGCTTAATATGGCCATGAGCTGGAAACTGCCTGTAATTTTCGTGATCGAGAACAATGGTTACGCCATGGGTACTTCGGTATCGCGTACATCAAACGTACAGGATCTTTACAAACTGGGCTCAGCATACGATATGCCTTCGTTCCCGGTAGATGCCATGAGCGTGGAGAACGTGCATACTGCCGTAGCTGAAGCTGCTGAGCGTGCCCGTGCCGGCGAAGGACCAACCCTGCTGGAGTTCAGAACTTACCGCTACAAAGGTCACTCCATGTCTGACCCTGCCAAGTACAGAACCAAAGAAGAGCTGGAAGACTACAAAGGCCGCGACTCGATAGAAGCAGTAGCTGCAACTATACTTAGCAATGGTTGGGCTACCGAAGAGGACCTGCTGCAGATTGATGAAAAAATAAAGCAGAGAGTAATGGATGCCGTGAAATTTGCCGAAGAATCTCCGTTCCCGGACCCATCTGAATTATACACAGATATTTACGTGGAGCCGGACTACCCTTACGTAATGGACTAAAATAATTTAGAATTAGGAATTAAAAATTATAAATTTGGTGTTCCGAAAATACAGGGCATAGATTAAAATCCAATTTTTAATTCCTACTTTTGAATTTCTAATTCAATTAATACCAATGGCAAAAGAAACAGTAAACAATCACAGCGAGTTTGAAGAGCTGGTTGAGAATCCGGATGCGTTAGCAGAGCGTTTATCGCACACGGATGATTTCGTAAAGAAAAACAAGTCAATTCTGCTTGGTGTGTTTGCCGCCATTGCCGCTATAGTTGTAGCAGGCTTTTTATACTATAACCACCGCACTACCCAGAACCAGGAAGCGCAGGAAGCGATGTTCCAGGCAACCTATTACTTCGAAGCTGACTCATTGAGCAAGGCCCTGAACGGCGATGGCCAGTACAAAGGCTTTGTAGCAATAGCTGACGAGTATAGCGGAACTGATGCTGGTAATCTGGCGAATTTCTATGCTGGTGTGGCCCTTTTAAAAGAAGGTAAATTTGCAGAAGCGCAGAATCACCTGGAAGAGTTTGAGTCTGAAGACTACCTGCTGCAGGCACGTGCTTATAGTTTAATTGGCGATGCATTATTAGAACAAGGCAAAAACAAGGAAGCTGCTGACCAGTACATGAAGGCTGCTAACCACAATGCCAATCCATTCTTTTCGCCACAGTACATTATGAAAGCTGGTATCGCCTACGAAGCCGATAACAACTTTAAAGCAGCTGCGGAAGCTTACGATAAGATTGTAACAGACTACGTAACAGCAGCTGAACTGAACGATGCTAAAAAATACAAGGCTCGTGCTGAAGCATTAGCCGGAGGCGCTAAATAATTTACGCCTAAGTATAAACTATAAAAGCGCTTTTGTCTTGAGTTATAAGGCAAAAGCGCTTCTTTTTTTAAGCTGCTCAAGTATAAGCTTTGTCTGATTTAAGTATAGCTGCACTTGGCTGGCAAAGATCGATTAACGAATAACGAGTAACGAACAACGAATTAAAGTATGGCAACAGCTTTAAAGAACCTGAACGAGTATAACACCGCCTCTTTCGCGGATATGTCTGATAAAAAATTTGGCATTGTAGTAGCAGAGTGGCACAAAGACATTACTGATGCCCTGAGCAATGGCGCAATTGAAACGCTGCTGAAGCACGGTGCACAAAAAGAGAATATCTTCCGCAATACAGTGCCAGGTAGCTTCGAACTCACCTTAGGAGCGCAGTTCCTGGCGCAGCACGAAGAAATTGATGCCGTAATCTGTATCGGTGTTGTAATAAAAGGCGATACCAAACACGACGATTACATAAACCATGCAGTAGCAAACGGCCTTACCAATGTGTCCTTAAAGTATAACAAGCCGGTTGCTTTCGGTTTAGTAACTACCAACAACCTGGAGCAGGCCCTGGACAGAGCCGGCGGCAAGCACGGCAACAAAGGTGTAGAGGCAGCGGCGGCAGTCATCCATATGCTCAGCTTTTAGTTACTAAACTGATACACAGTAAATTGGATTGATTTTTGTAAATTAATTCAGAAAGTACCGGAAAGCTGAAGTATAAGCTGCAAAAGCTTGTACTATAATCCGGAAAGAGCTGATAATGTGCATGAAAAAATATTAAATAAGGTAGGATAGGTAGTAAAGAATAAATATTACTACTATTTTTGCACGAATTTTACCTGAAATCGCTTTATACTAAAAGTGAGCAGGCCGAAAATTAAGCTAAATCTATAAACTATAATGCCTGTTGTTAAACAATTAAACATCAGGCAACTATAAAAACCGAACCCAAGCAAGTATACATAAACGATACAATGAATACGAACGAAGAAAAACAGCGGTACTCCAGAGAAGAATTAATGGAGTTTGAGAACATCATCCTTGAGAAGCTGACCAATGCCAAAAAGGAAGTAGCGTTTATCAAGGAAACCCTTAGCCGCCGTAACGATACAGGTACTGATAACACTGCATCTCCGACAAAAGTATTGGAAGATGGCGCTGATACTGCAGAAAAGGAAAGCTTAAACCAGCTGGCATCCCGCCAGATGAAGTTTATCCAGCAGCTGGAGAATGCTCTTATCCGCATTAAGAACGGTACCTATGGTGTTTGCATCGTAACAGGTAAACTTATACCTAAAGAGAGACTTCGTGCCGTACCGCACACACAACATACTATTGAAGCTAAATTACAGCGTAACGACTAGTACTTTTACTCCTTGAATATCCTGCAGTACCACATACAAGCACTGGTTTTCTGTGCGCAATCTCCTATCAGTATAGAGGAAATTCAGCGTTGCCTTACGGAGGCGCTGCAATTGGAAGTGCTGGTAAGCGATGTGCTGGAAAGTATAGAAGCTATAAATGAGCAGCTGAACGATACCGGTTTTGCCTTCCAGATCTACGCGATAGGGGGTGGTTACCAGTTTCTGACAAAGCCGGAGTACCAGGAAACGGTAAGTGTTTACCTGAAACAGAAATCAAAGAAAAAATTGTCAGCGTCTGCACTCGAGACGCTGGCAATTATTGCCTATAAGCAGCCTATTACCCGCAGTGCCCTGGAGCAGATCCGCGGCGTAGGTTGCGATTATGCCGTCCAGAAACTACTGGAGAAAGACCTTATTGAGATTAAAGGAAAAGCTGATACCATCGGAAGGCCGGTACTTTACGGTACTTCGCAGAAGTTTATGGACTACTTCGGTATCAACCACATAAAAGACCTCCCACAGCTAAAAGATTTCGCTACGGAAGAGAACACAATCGGCGAAGTAGCAGATTAGCGAACCCACACTAGAGCATTACAAATTCAATTATACTGCACAAAGGTACAGTAGCGATACTGCATCGAGTAACACAACAACAATGGCAAGAGATAACGAAAGACCTGCACGAGATAACGACGGAGCAGGGCGAAGAAATAACAGATTCTCGTCTGATAGACCTAACAACGACCGCGGCGAAAAGAAGATCTTTAACAGAAGAGATAAAAATGAAAGCGGCGAACGCCGTTCGTTTGGTTCTGACAGAAGAGAGGGCGGTGAAAGAAGATCGTTTGGTGAGCGCCGTGAAGGTGGCGAAAAACGTAGCTTTAACAGAGACGACCGCAGAGACAACAGAGAAGGTGGAGAGCGCCGTTCTTTCAGCAACGACAGACGTGATGATAGAAGAGGCAGCGAAGACCGTTCTTTTAATAGAGATCGCAGAGAAAGCGGCGAAAGAAGATCTTTTAACTCGGATCGTCCGAACAGAGCTGAACGTCGTTCTTTTGATTCTGAAAACAGAGAAGGCGGAGAGCGTAAATCGTTTGGTGCAGATCGCAACGAACGTACAGAGCGCCGTTCATTCAATTCAGACCGTGGAGAGCGTAAGTCTTACGGCGACAGAAGAGAAGGTGGCGAGAAAAGAACTTTCGGTGAAAAACGTGAAGGTGGTGAACGCCGCAGCTTTAACTCAGACAGACGAGATGATCGTCGTGGAGATAGAGAAGAAGGCAGAGAACGCCGCTCGTTTGGCAACGAGCGCCGCGAAGGTGGAGAAAGAAGACCTTTCAATGCTGATCGTGAAAACAGAGGAGAGCGTCGCTCATTTGACTCAGATAAAAGAAATAACCGCGAAGAAAGACCTTTCAGAAGAGAAGAGCGTGGCTTTGATGCTGGCAAAAGATCTTTTAAATCAGACAGAGGTGGTAAGTTTGAAGGCAGAGGCCGCAAAACCAGCTTCTCGAACAGAGAAGAACTGGGT
Protein-coding regions in this window:
- a CDS encoding tetratricopeptide repeat protein translates to MAKETVNNHSEFEELVENPDALAERLSHTDDFVKKNKSILLGVFAAIAAIVVAGFLYYNHRTTQNQEAQEAMFQATYYFEADSLSKALNGDGQYKGFVAIADEYSGTDAGNLANFYAGVALLKEGKFAEAQNHLEEFESEDYLLQARAYSLIGDALLEQGKNKEAADQYMKAANHNANPFFSPQYIMKAGIAYEADNNFKAAAEAYDKIVTDYVTAAELNDAKKYKARAEALAGGAK
- a CDS encoding DUF721 domain-containing protein, giving the protein MRYYKKKEEIAKRKAGTQTIGESIKGLLQAYRLEGKLNEVNLVQRWEEIMGKPIALKTQELYFRDSKLFVRLTSAPLKHELNMSKSKVVELLNRAAGHEVVKEVVFL
- the ribH gene encoding 6,7-dimethyl-8-ribityllumazine synthase, translated to MATALKNLNEYNTASFADMSDKKFGIVVAEWHKDITDALSNGAIETLLKHGAQKENIFRNTVPGSFELTLGAQFLAQHEEIDAVICIGVVIKGDTKHDDYINHAVANGLTNVSLKYNKPVAFGLVTTNNLEQALDRAGGKHGNKGVEAAAAVIHMLSF
- a CDS encoding TraR/DksA family transcriptional regulator, which gives rise to MNTNEEKQRYSREELMEFENIILEKLTNAKKEVAFIKETLSRRNDTGTDNTASPTKVLEDGADTAEKESLNQLASRQMKFIQQLENALIRIKNGTYGVCIVTGKLIPKERLRAVPHTQHTIEAKLQRND
- the recF gene encoding DNA replication/repair protein RecF (All proteins in this family for which functions are known are DNA-binding proteins that assist the filamentation of RecA onto DNA for the initiation of recombination or recombinational repair.); this encodes MLLENLSLLFFKNYDDATLAFSEHINCFIGDNGSGKTNLLDAIHYLSLTKSAFNSSDAQSIKQGEEFFMVKGRFKIDGDKHTVQVSLKQGQKKTVTHNKVVYEKMSEHIGRFPVVLISPYDTDLIREGSEERRKYFDSLISQLDHTYLEQLIQYNYILKQRNSLLKQFAERNYYDRDYLHILNEQLVPLGQQLAQEREKFLEMFVPVFQKHYRHISDSSETVTLTYKSQLLGSDFAHQLLQNERRDMALQRTTIGPHKDDFVFLMDGNPVKHFGSQGQQKSYVIALKLAHFEVMAERQHHKPLLLLDDIFDRLDEKRITKLMQMVAAHTFGQIFLTDTHLDRTDKILEGLSESIRRFDVKDGIVKVIGEL
- a CDS encoding acyl-CoA thioesterase: MTQPDYRPVSYSRTTLTELMIPSYANFGGKIHGGILLSLMDKVAYACAAKHAGNYCVTVSVEGVNFLQPVEVQELVSLLASVNYVGNTSLMVGIKVIAENVKTGLVKHTNTSYFTMVAKDENNKPTQVPGLLLETHDDTRRFLEAIKRRELAQRYQSEFTEAKSILAVEQELYLLKDERCKLAY
- the pdhA gene encoding pyruvate dehydrogenase (acetyl-transferring) E1 component subunit alpha; its protein translation is MATKEKAKAKSTKAKVQAEPKFSKETYMWWFENMKLIRRFEEKTGQLYGQQKIKGFCHLYIGQEACVAGAVTALTKDDKWITAYRDHAHPLALGTDPGAVMAEMYAKVTGCSKGKGGSMHMFDKSVNFVGGHGIVGGQVPLGAGLAFAEKYNKTGNLCICYMGDGAVRQGAFHEALNMAMSWKLPVIFVIENNGYAMGTSVSRTSNVQDLYKLGSAYDMPSFPVDAMSVENVHTAVAEAAERARAGEGPTLLEFRTYRYKGHSMSDPAKYRTKEELEDYKGRDSIEAVAATILSNGWATEEDLLQIDEKIKQRVMDAVKFAEESPFPDPSELYTDIYVEPDYPYVMD
- a CDS encoding pseudouridine synthase; translated protein: MARDNERPARDNDGAGRRNNRFSSDRPNNDRGEKKIFNRRDKNESGERRSFGSDRREGGERRSFGERREGGEKRSFNRDDRRDNREGGERRSFSNDRRDDRRGSEDRSFNRDRRESGERRSFNSDRPNRAERRSFDSENREGGERKSFGADRNERTERRSFNSDRGERKSYGDRREGGEKRTFGEKREGGERRSFNSDRRDDRRGDREEGRERRSFGNERREGGERRPFNADRENRGERRSFDSDKRNNREERPFRREERGFDAGKRSFKSDRGGKFEGRGRKTSFSNREELGEPETPTYNTKHYENNPRIKKSNRKEEKENDGTIRLNRYIANAGICSRREADTLIESGEIKVNGQVVTEMGYKVNPEDTIQYGKKILNREKLVYVLLNKPKDFLTTTDDPEGRKTVMSLVEKASKERIFPVGRLDRNTTGLLLFTNDGELAQKLTHPSNGVKKIYQVELDKPISKEDFLKVAEGVELEDGKAEVDDVALIGDTNKFLGLEIHIGRNRIVRRIFEHLGYEVVSLDRVQYAGLTKKDLPRGNWRYLSEKELIRLKYFM
- the scpB gene encoding SMC-Scp complex subunit ScpB; this translates as MNILQYHIQALVFCAQSPISIEEIQRCLTEALQLEVLVSDVLESIEAINEQLNDTGFAFQIYAIGGGYQFLTKPEYQETVSVYLKQKSKKKLSASALETLAIIAYKQPITRSALEQIRGVGCDYAVQKLLEKDLIEIKGKADTIGRPVLYGTSQKFMDYFGINHIKDLPQLKDFATEENTIGEVAD